Proteins from one Sabethes cyaneus chromosome 2, idSabCyanKW18_F2, whole genome shotgun sequence genomic window:
- the LOC128738672 gene encoding zinc finger protein ZFP2-like isoform X3 yields MGRNRKAQRAALEREQRKRALAVQRQSKDYKALLTSDCSKEVDQGAKEDIPLCEVKIEAECDESQIQHDPISIVSVEPDIKLENDCCNEEMTIDDGLKCDQPPIQSASFQQIIPIIERCKFCLRILDETIKMLFRPGKLHWKKIEFALSISLTVEPLCCVSCWQMIDLFDGFKRSCQMAFYKPEELLRSRQNGLCSEPATNQVPAFVKISAPVDSRPVKTSTNQDKHSAWTSWMANIPVKQDKKKTEKVKFLSCKQCSKQFAGFASFIAHKTTCRGYPCHICSTVLDTRQRLRMHYEQDHSDPFPFKCQKEGCDCEFSLQEALLTHEQLCELDTFDPIDCTICGFTMTSIGSVREHEDIHVQARFVCRACKAKFLDRNKLKIHWKKHIQKATETAGLESENEADNAMASDDTDTPSYFCPRKSCRLVFRSNTDLDIHVQHCGQKSGFICSVCGAVLMTPYTLRMHMANHEEPKVECETCGKKFHTEPQLRKHMGVHSNERKFQCKVCKKRFKSREANRVHQRIHTNEKPYACHICDQRFTYNCLLKTHLEKGHGERELGSKQKNIPTDSPVQQHEAVSLDSTQVFNIYGHLL; encoded by the exons TTCCGTTGTGTGAAGTCAAAATTGAGGCAGAATGCGACGAAAGCCAGATACAGCATGACCCAATATCCATCGTCAGTGTCGAGCCCGACATTAAACTGGAGAACGATTGCTGTAACGAAGAAATGACAATCGATGATGGATTAAAATGCGACCAGCCGCCGATACAATCGGCCAGTTTTCAACAGATAATACCCATCATAGAACGATGCAAATTTTGTTTACGAATACTGGACGAAACAATCAAAATGCTGTTCAGACCTGGTAAGCTTCATTGGAAAAAGATAGAATTTGCTCTATCGATTAGTCTGACGGTTGAACCGCTATGCTGCGTAAGCTGCTGGCAGATGATAGATTTGTTCGATGGTTTCAAACGTTCTTGTCAAATGGCATTTTATAAACCGGAAGAACTTCTTCGGTCTAGACAAAACGGATTGTGCAGCGAGCCGGCGACGAACCAGGTGCCAGCTTTCGTTAAAATCTCAGCACCAGTTGATTCCCGTCCAGTGAAAACTTCAACCAATCAAGATAAACACTCAGCGTGGACATCGTGGATGGCTAACATACCCGTGAAGCAAGATAAGAAAAAAACTGAGAAAGTGAAGTTCTTAAGCTGTAAACAATGCTCTAAACAATTTGCTGGGTTCGCAAGCTTTATTGCTCATAAGACAACATGCCGTGGATATCCCTGTCATATATGTTCAACAGTGCTGGATACGAGACAAAGGCTTAGAATGCATTACGAACAGGATCATTCAG ATCCATTTCCGTTCAAATGTCAAAAAGAAGGATGTGACTGCGAATTTTCGCTCCAAGAAGCGTTATTGACTCATGAACAATTGTGTGAACTGGATACCTTCGATCCGATCGACTGCACGATATGTGGTTTCACAATGACGAGCATCGGCTCTGTCCGCGAGCACGAAGACATCCACGTGCAAGCACGTTTCGTATGTAGAGCGTGCAAAGCAAAGTTTCTCGATCG AAATAAGCTTAAAATCCACTGGAAGAAGCACATTCAGAAAGCCACTGAAACTGCTGGACTGGAATCGGAGAACGAAGCGGATAATGCTATGGCAAGCGATGACACAGACACACCGAGCTATTTCTGTCCAAGAAAAAGCTGTAGATTGGTATTTAGAAGTAATACCGACCTGGATATACACGTCCAACATTGTGGACAAAAATCCGGCTTTATATGTTCTGTTTGCGGTGCTGTGCTAATGACTCCTTACACACTTAGAATGCACATGGCCAACCACGAAGAACCGAAGGTTGAGTGTGAAACCTGCGGCAAAAAGTTTCATACGGA ACCTCAGCTAAGGAAGCACATGGGCGTACACTCAAATGAGCGGAAGTTCCAGTGCAAGGTGTGCAAGAAACGGTTCAAATCTCGTGAAGCCAACCGAGTGCACCAGCGGATCCACACCAACGAAAAGCCGTACGCGTGTCACATTTGCGATCAGCGGTTCACCTACAATTGTCTGCTGAAGACGCATCTCGAGAAAGGCCACGGTGAGCGAGAACTTGGCAGTAAACAGAAAAATATTCCGACGGATTCACCAGTTCAGCAGCACGAGGCGGTAAGTTTGGACAGTACTCAGGTGTTTAATATATATGGTCATTTGTTGTAA
- the LOC128738672 gene encoding zinc finger protein 58-like isoform X2 has translation MPHPTKRQLAARERARKRWPERASKFKTTLEEYCSKEVDQGAKEDNSPNDINHGVAKEENVPLCEVKIEAECDESQIQHDPISIVSVEPDIKLENDCCNEEMTIDDGLKCDQPPIQSASFQQIIPIIERCKFCLRILDETIKMLFRPGKLHWKKIEFALSISLTVEPLCCVSCWQMIDLFDGFKRSCQMAFYKPEELLRSRQNGLCSEPATNQVPAFVKISAPVDSRPVKTSTNQDKHSAWTSWMANIPVKQDKKKTEKVKFLSCKQCSKQFAGFASFIAHKTTCRGYPCHICSTVLDTRQRLRMHYEQDHSDPFPFKCQKEGCDCEFSLQEALLTHEQLCELDTFDPIDCTICGFTMTSIGSVREHEDIHVQARFVCRACKAKFLDRNKLKIHWKKHIQKATETAGLESENEADNAMASDDTDTPSYFCPRKSCRLVFRSNTDLDIHVQHCGQKSGFICSVCGAVLMTPYTLRMHMANHEEPKVECETCGKKFHTEPQLRKHMGVHSNERKFQCKVCKKRFKSREANRVHQRIHTNEKPYACHICDQRFTYNCLLKTHLEKGHGERELGSKQKNIPTDSPVQQHEAVSLDSTQVFNIYGHLL, from the exons TTCCGTTGTGTGAAGTCAAAATTGAGGCAGAATGCGACGAAAGCCAGATACAGCATGACCCAATATCCATCGTCAGTGTCGAGCCCGACATTAAACTGGAGAACGATTGCTGTAACGAAGAAATGACAATCGATGATGGATTAAAATGCGACCAGCCGCCGATACAATCGGCCAGTTTTCAACAGATAATACCCATCATAGAACGATGCAAATTTTGTTTACGAATACTGGACGAAACAATCAAAATGCTGTTCAGACCTGGTAAGCTTCATTGGAAAAAGATAGAATTTGCTCTATCGATTAGTCTGACGGTTGAACCGCTATGCTGCGTAAGCTGCTGGCAGATGATAGATTTGTTCGATGGTTTCAAACGTTCTTGTCAAATGGCATTTTATAAACCGGAAGAACTTCTTCGGTCTAGACAAAACGGATTGTGCAGCGAGCCGGCGACGAACCAGGTGCCAGCTTTCGTTAAAATCTCAGCACCAGTTGATTCCCGTCCAGTGAAAACTTCAACCAATCAAGATAAACACTCAGCGTGGACATCGTGGATGGCTAACATACCCGTGAAGCAAGATAAGAAAAAAACTGAGAAAGTGAAGTTCTTAAGCTGTAAACAATGCTCTAAACAATTTGCTGGGTTCGCAAGCTTTATTGCTCATAAGACAACATGCCGTGGATATCCCTGTCATATATGTTCAACAGTGCTGGATACGAGACAAAGGCTTAGAATGCATTACGAACAGGATCATTCAG ATCCATTTCCGTTCAAATGTCAAAAAGAAGGATGTGACTGCGAATTTTCGCTCCAAGAAGCGTTATTGACTCATGAACAATTGTGTGAACTGGATACCTTCGATCCGATCGACTGCACGATATGTGGTTTCACAATGACGAGCATCGGCTCTGTCCGCGAGCACGAAGACATCCACGTGCAAGCACGTTTCGTATGTAGAGCGTGCAAAGCAAAGTTTCTCGATCG AAATAAGCTTAAAATCCACTGGAAGAAGCACATTCAGAAAGCCACTGAAACTGCTGGACTGGAATCGGAGAACGAAGCGGATAATGCTATGGCAAGCGATGACACAGACACACCGAGCTATTTCTGTCCAAGAAAAAGCTGTAGATTGGTATTTAGAAGTAATACCGACCTGGATATACACGTCCAACATTGTGGACAAAAATCCGGCTTTATATGTTCTGTTTGCGGTGCTGTGCTAATGACTCCTTACACACTTAGAATGCACATGGCCAACCACGAAGAACCGAAGGTTGAGTGTGAAACCTGCGGCAAAAAGTTTCATACGGA ACCTCAGCTAAGGAAGCACATGGGCGTACACTCAAATGAGCGGAAGTTCCAGTGCAAGGTGTGCAAGAAACGGTTCAAATCTCGTGAAGCCAACCGAGTGCACCAGCGGATCCACACCAACGAAAAGCCGTACGCGTGTCACATTTGCGATCAGCGGTTCACCTACAATTGTCTGCTGAAGACGCATCTCGAGAAAGGCCACGGTGAGCGAGAACTTGGCAGTAAACAGAAAAATATTCCGACGGATTCACCAGTTCAGCAGCACGAGGCGGTAAGTTTGGACAGTACTCAGGTGTTTAATATATATGGTCATTTGTTGTAA